The proteins below come from a single Pieris brassicae chromosome 1, ilPieBrab1.1, whole genome shotgun sequence genomic window:
- the LOC123707881 gene encoding uncharacterized protein LOC123707881 isoform X1 has protein sequence MKFSTGSSSSSLASDSLSRKSTLCIYTDLDALAHPPPMERMDSSSEAMELRRELDAVKSALQQQSESVLKQRHQLVEAGQALATQEKQAVQERRIRQDQLALVLRSLVLLESRLTREQKQIHVSLKQKDKIIKSQQEEIFKLKARKSYCSNCQQLLGFTSEQTNIETDPEFQSLESTDSRFPNTFVRSNSYREQKTPPVFQKNTRLSKSFQLPKNEVVYCNTSSSEEGNTTSVGSKGTFIKNKQAFVRRDVFRRSRKYSSRKGKQQDNIKNNYNNQTNNSSSADDCFGMSYHVNREDDITANQIANDIRKASLKIDQLIGEAAKKEQESTFSDSEKTYSTKIERLHGIKRQASDEIKANRQIFLNNVLSEEVAEKPWYCNVSDQEQDMDCLDPRLLNTNSKPADNVLIQGLSSGIINAEIISAKNEVLCNNLIKNDKYNTLFDSENHNVESHSNKNENTPETNENWYASTSDADDTPPHEIYKNNPVLECVNQILLQNSLDDSSNDNSKSSEASSPSPKATTKRVQFSTLNSISYDDKIRPTGNNTLPRTDRRANKIVKFSLETASEHSYEVPNTAQGFQYEIQSLYSNEYEPIITKPTDEKSLPIPPKPYSDTKSSIPKIRGSIVKNIAANIESRNIQNTDLKSDTRGSMKIFNKRKVPRTPPALPPKPKNLSAKWKAENTVKPLTESLDSEAVAANQRVADVKRNVTNVVTSKIVEPDYCSISEINVPVVNNGKRELLLTQPTVEIHNEQYQHSIQRSVAKVVSLPRIQNKISDKDIPKLPQVTEIIIPDEDEKPSEDCFQPNSYLAAFSIHALQPKIDTRGSIQMGNTVSSILSEINKGVKTSGKQINLTELDNQFNHASEKIQTTHPEQHKAEYFDEMDKFDLSQNFEEFKIDEELGSIAAEEYRISSGSSDGSMSDVVTEHHICEPEKENECNSEKEKNGFHESYDTKNHSKNAKLSNKPDLLSNIENLETESVRNSDIESSNSSGSNSGSYNTVKCEPRMILTNPEAVNKSKGAFDFFLETSGLSSKSIFSPSKTYLGLRPPSANHKNVLKPRDIKMRVRNPIVTNKINEKPMTTAIKYFEPYV, from the coding sequence ATGGATAGCAGTTCTGAAGCAATGGAGTTGCGGCGGGAGCTGGACGCCGTTAAAAGTGCGTTGCAGCAGCAATCCGAGTCTGTTCTCAAACAACGACATCAGCTTGTCGAAGCGGGACAAGCGCTGGCGACGCAAGAGAAACAAGCCGTTCAAGAAAGAAGAATTAGACAAGACCAACTTGCCCTAGTGTTACGCTCGCTCGTCCTACTGGAATCCCGCCTCACAAGAGAACAGAAACAAATTCACGTATCGCTCAAgcaaaaagataaaattatcaaatcacAGCaggaagaaatatttaaacttaaagcACGCAAATCCTACTGCAGTAATTGTCAACAGCTGCTGGGGTTTACAAGCGAACAAACAAACATTGAAACTGATCCCGAATTTCAAAGCTTAGAAAGTACAGATTCCAGATTCCCAAATACATTTGTGAGAAGTAATAGTTATCGTGAACAAAAAACACCACCGGTTTTCCAAAAGAACACTAGATTAAGTAAGAGTTTTCAACTGCCTAAAAACGAAGTTGTATATTGCAATACTAGTTCCAGTGAAGAAGGCAACACGACAAGTGTTGGAAGTAAAggaacttttattaaaaataaacaagctTTTGTTCGACGAGATGTATTTCGCAGGTCGAGAAAATATTCAAGTCGGAAAGGTAAACAgcaagataatataaaaaataattataataatcaaaccAATAACAGTAGCAGTGCAGACGATTGCTTTGGTATGAGTTATCATGTAAATCGCGAAGATGACATCACCGCCAATCAAATAGCAAACGACATCAGAAAAGCTTCGCTTAAAATAGATCAACTTATCGGTGAAGCAGCTAAAAAAGAGCAGGAGAGTACATTTAGTGACTCAGAAAAAACTTATTCGACCAAAATTGAGAGATTACACGGCATCAAACGACAGGCGTCGGATGAGATAAAGGCTAATAGGCAAATATTCCTTAATAACGTTCTCAGCGAAGAAGTAGCTGAAAAGCCCTGGTATTGCAATGTTAGCGATCAAGAACAAGACATGGATTGTTTAGATCCTAGACTATTAAACACAAATTCTAAACCTGCTGATAATGTTTTGATACAAGGGCTTAGTAGTGGTATTATAAACGCAGAAATAATATCTGCAAAAAATGAAGTCCtttgcaataatttaattaaaaatgataaatataatacgcTATTTGATAGTGAAAATCACAACGTCGAGTCACattcaaacaaaaatgaaaatacgcctgaaacaaatgaaaattggTACGCCAGTACTAGCGATGCGGACGACACTCCGCCacatgaaatttataaaaacaaccCAGTTCTTGAATGCGTTAATCAGATTCTCCTCCAAAATTCCTTAGATGATAGTAGTAACGATAATTCTAAATCTAGTGAAGCGTCATCTCCAAGTCCGAAAGCTACAACTAAACGTGTTCAATTCTCTACATTAAATAGCATATCATACGACGATAAAATTAGACCTACTGGTAACAATACGCTGCCTAGAACAGACAGACGAgcgaataaaattgttaagttCAGTTTAGAAACAGCATCTGAACATAGTTACGAGGTGCCGAATACTGCGCAAGGATTTCAATATGAGATACAAAGTCTTTACAGTAATGAATATGAACCAATTATAACAAAACCGACGGATGAAAAGTCTCTGCCAATACCCCCAAAACCATACAGCGACACTAAGTCATCTATTCCCAAAATACGGGGATCTATTGTGAAAAATATCGCAGCCAATATTGAGAGTCGTAATATCCAGAATACCGATCTTAAATCAGATACAAGGGGATCTATGAAgatatttaacaaaagaaaagtACCACGAACTCCTCCTGCTCTGCCGCCTAAGCCGAAGAACTTATCGGCCAAATGGAAAGCTGAAAATACTGTCAAACCGCTGACAGAATCTTTAGACTCTGAAGCCGTTGCGGCTAATCAACGGGTTGCAGATGTTAAGAGAAACGTGACTAACGTGGTGACATCGAAGATCGTTGAACCCGACTACTGCTCCATTTCAGAGATAAATGTTCCAGTAGTCAATAACGGGAAGAGAGAGTTGCTTCTCACGCAGCCGACGGTTGAAATACACAATGAGCAATACCAGCACTCCATTCAACGCAGTGTCGCAAAGGTTGTGTCGCTGCCGagaattcaaaacaaaatcagTGACAAGGACATACCTAAGCTTCCTCAAGTCACTGAAATCATAATTCCCGATGAGGATGAAAAGCCTAGTGAAGATTGCTTCCAACCAAACAGCTACTTAGCTGCCTTCAGCATACACGCTCTTCAGCCCAAAATAGATACACGTGGATCAATTCAAATGGGCAACACTGTGTCTTCGATACTCTCTGAAATAAACAAGGGTGTCAAGACGAGTGGCAAACAGATAAATCTAACGGAATTGGACAACCAATTCAATCACGCGTCAGAAAAAATTCAAACGACTCACCCCGAGCAACACAAAGCCGAATATTTTGACGAAATGGACAAGTTTGACTTGTCGCAAAATTTTGAAGAATTCAAAATAGACGAAGAGCTTGGGAGCATAGCCGCTGAAGAATACCGCATCAGCTCTGGAAGCAGCGACGGATCCATGTCTGACGTTGTCACTGAACATCATATCTGTGAACCTGAGAAAGAAAATGAATGTAAcagtgaaaaagaaaaaaatggatTTCACGAAAGCTACGACACtaaaaatcattcaaaaaACGCCAAGCTTTCGAATAAACCTGATCTCCTTTcgaatatagaaaatttagaGACTGAATCGGTTAGAAACTCAGACATCGAATCGAGTAACTCTTCAGGAAGTAACAGTGGTTCATACAACACGGTTAAATGTGAACCGAGGATGATTTTGACCAACCCTGAAGCCGTGAATAAATCTAAGGGGGCTTTTGACTTTTTCTTAGAGACATCTGGTCTTAGTTCTAAGTCTATATTTTCGCCTAGCAAGACTTATCTAGGCTTGAGGCCTCCGAGTGCCAATCACAAGAATGTACTTAAACCTAGGGATATAAAAATGCGCGTAAGAAACCCTATCGTAACGAATAAAATCAACGAAAAACCTATGACGACcgctataaaatattttgaaccGTATGTGTAA
- the LOC123707881 gene encoding uncharacterized protein LOC123707881 isoform X2: MDSSSEAMELRRELDAVKSALQQQSESVLKQRHQLVEAGQALATQEKQAVQERRIRQDQLALVLRSLVLLESRLTREQKQIHVSLKQKDKIIKSQQEEIFKLKARKSYCSNCQQLLGFTSEQTNIETDPEFQSLESTDSRFPNTFVRSNSYREQKTPPVFQKNTRLSKSFQLPKNEVVYCNTSSSEEGNTTSVGSKGTFIKNKQAFVRRDVFRRSRKYSSRKGKQQDNIKNNYNNQTNNSSSADDCFGMSYHVNREDDITANQIANDIRKASLKIDQLIGEAAKKEQESTFSDSEKTYSTKIERLHGIKRQASDEIKANRQIFLNNVLSEEVAEKPWYCNVSDQEQDMDCLDPRLLNTNSKPADNVLIQGLSSGIINAEIISAKNEVLCNNLIKNDKYNTLFDSENHNVESHSNKNENTPETNENWYASTSDADDTPPHEIYKNNPVLECVNQILLQNSLDDSSNDNSKSSEASSPSPKATTKRVQFSTLNSISYDDKIRPTGNNTLPRTDRRANKIVKFSLETASEHSYEVPNTAQGFQYEIQSLYSNEYEPIITKPTDEKSLPIPPKPYSDTKSSIPKIRGSIVKNIAANIESRNIQNTDLKSDTRGSMKIFNKRKVPRTPPALPPKPKNLSAKWKAENTVKPLTESLDSEAVAANQRVADVKRNVTNVVTSKIVEPDYCSISEINVPVVNNGKRELLLTQPTVEIHNEQYQHSIQRSVAKVVSLPRIQNKISDKDIPKLPQVTEIIIPDEDEKPSEDCFQPNSYLAAFSIHALQPKIDTRGSIQMGNTVSSILSEINKGVKTSGKQINLTELDNQFNHASEKIQTTHPEQHKAEYFDEMDKFDLSQNFEEFKIDEELGSIAAEEYRISSGSSDGSMSDVVTEHHICEPEKENECNSEKEKNGFHESYDTKNHSKNAKLSNKPDLLSNIENLETESVRNSDIESSNSSGSNSGSYNTVKCEPRMILTNPEAVNKSKGAFDFFLETSGLSSKSIFSPSKTYLGLRPPSANHKNVLKPRDIKMRVRNPIVTNKINEKPMTTAIKYFEPYV, from the coding sequence ATGGATAGCAGTTCTGAAGCAATGGAGTTGCGGCGGGAGCTGGACGCCGTTAAAAGTGCGTTGCAGCAGCAATCCGAGTCTGTTCTCAAACAACGACATCAGCTTGTCGAAGCGGGACAAGCGCTGGCGACGCAAGAGAAACAAGCCGTTCAAGAAAGAAGAATTAGACAAGACCAACTTGCCCTAGTGTTACGCTCGCTCGTCCTACTGGAATCCCGCCTCACAAGAGAACAGAAACAAATTCACGTATCGCTCAAgcaaaaagataaaattatcaaatcacAGCaggaagaaatatttaaacttaaagcACGCAAATCCTACTGCAGTAATTGTCAACAGCTGCTGGGGTTTACAAGCGAACAAACAAACATTGAAACTGATCCCGAATTTCAAAGCTTAGAAAGTACAGATTCCAGATTCCCAAATACATTTGTGAGAAGTAATAGTTATCGTGAACAAAAAACACCACCGGTTTTCCAAAAGAACACTAGATTAAGTAAGAGTTTTCAACTGCCTAAAAACGAAGTTGTATATTGCAATACTAGTTCCAGTGAAGAAGGCAACACGACAAGTGTTGGAAGTAAAggaacttttattaaaaataaacaagctTTTGTTCGACGAGATGTATTTCGCAGGTCGAGAAAATATTCAAGTCGGAAAGGTAAACAgcaagataatataaaaaataattataataatcaaaccAATAACAGTAGCAGTGCAGACGATTGCTTTGGTATGAGTTATCATGTAAATCGCGAAGATGACATCACCGCCAATCAAATAGCAAACGACATCAGAAAAGCTTCGCTTAAAATAGATCAACTTATCGGTGAAGCAGCTAAAAAAGAGCAGGAGAGTACATTTAGTGACTCAGAAAAAACTTATTCGACCAAAATTGAGAGATTACACGGCATCAAACGACAGGCGTCGGATGAGATAAAGGCTAATAGGCAAATATTCCTTAATAACGTTCTCAGCGAAGAAGTAGCTGAAAAGCCCTGGTATTGCAATGTTAGCGATCAAGAACAAGACATGGATTGTTTAGATCCTAGACTATTAAACACAAATTCTAAACCTGCTGATAATGTTTTGATACAAGGGCTTAGTAGTGGTATTATAAACGCAGAAATAATATCTGCAAAAAATGAAGTCCtttgcaataatttaattaaaaatgataaatataatacgcTATTTGATAGTGAAAATCACAACGTCGAGTCACattcaaacaaaaatgaaaatacgcctgaaacaaatgaaaattggTACGCCAGTACTAGCGATGCGGACGACACTCCGCCacatgaaatttataaaaacaaccCAGTTCTTGAATGCGTTAATCAGATTCTCCTCCAAAATTCCTTAGATGATAGTAGTAACGATAATTCTAAATCTAGTGAAGCGTCATCTCCAAGTCCGAAAGCTACAACTAAACGTGTTCAATTCTCTACATTAAATAGCATATCATACGACGATAAAATTAGACCTACTGGTAACAATACGCTGCCTAGAACAGACAGACGAgcgaataaaattgttaagttCAGTTTAGAAACAGCATCTGAACATAGTTACGAGGTGCCGAATACTGCGCAAGGATTTCAATATGAGATACAAAGTCTTTACAGTAATGAATATGAACCAATTATAACAAAACCGACGGATGAAAAGTCTCTGCCAATACCCCCAAAACCATACAGCGACACTAAGTCATCTATTCCCAAAATACGGGGATCTATTGTGAAAAATATCGCAGCCAATATTGAGAGTCGTAATATCCAGAATACCGATCTTAAATCAGATACAAGGGGATCTATGAAgatatttaacaaaagaaaagtACCACGAACTCCTCCTGCTCTGCCGCCTAAGCCGAAGAACTTATCGGCCAAATGGAAAGCTGAAAATACTGTCAAACCGCTGACAGAATCTTTAGACTCTGAAGCCGTTGCGGCTAATCAACGGGTTGCAGATGTTAAGAGAAACGTGACTAACGTGGTGACATCGAAGATCGTTGAACCCGACTACTGCTCCATTTCAGAGATAAATGTTCCAGTAGTCAATAACGGGAAGAGAGAGTTGCTTCTCACGCAGCCGACGGTTGAAATACACAATGAGCAATACCAGCACTCCATTCAACGCAGTGTCGCAAAGGTTGTGTCGCTGCCGagaattcaaaacaaaatcagTGACAAGGACATACCTAAGCTTCCTCAAGTCACTGAAATCATAATTCCCGATGAGGATGAAAAGCCTAGTGAAGATTGCTTCCAACCAAACAGCTACTTAGCTGCCTTCAGCATACACGCTCTTCAGCCCAAAATAGATACACGTGGATCAATTCAAATGGGCAACACTGTGTCTTCGATACTCTCTGAAATAAACAAGGGTGTCAAGACGAGTGGCAAACAGATAAATCTAACGGAATTGGACAACCAATTCAATCACGCGTCAGAAAAAATTCAAACGACTCACCCCGAGCAACACAAAGCCGAATATTTTGACGAAATGGACAAGTTTGACTTGTCGCAAAATTTTGAAGAATTCAAAATAGACGAAGAGCTTGGGAGCATAGCCGCTGAAGAATACCGCATCAGCTCTGGAAGCAGCGACGGATCCATGTCTGACGTTGTCACTGAACATCATATCTGTGAACCTGAGAAAGAAAATGAATGTAAcagtgaaaaagaaaaaaatggatTTCACGAAAGCTACGACACtaaaaatcattcaaaaaACGCCAAGCTTTCGAATAAACCTGATCTCCTTTcgaatatagaaaatttagaGACTGAATCGGTTAGAAACTCAGACATCGAATCGAGTAACTCTTCAGGAAGTAACAGTGGTTCATACAACACGGTTAAATGTGAACCGAGGATGATTTTGACCAACCCTGAAGCCGTGAATAAATCTAAGGGGGCTTTTGACTTTTTCTTAGAGACATCTGGTCTTAGTTCTAAGTCTATATTTTCGCCTAGCAAGACTTATCTAGGCTTGAGGCCTCCGAGTGCCAATCACAAGAATGTACTTAAACCTAGGGATATAAAAATGCGCGTAAGAAACCCTATCGTAACGAATAAAATCAACGAAAAACCTATGACGACcgctataaaatattttgaaccGTATGTGTAA